From Aspergillus luchuensis IFO 4308 DNA, chromosome 2, nearly complete sequence:
ggacCTTCGTAGTAAGTACTGACTTCTGTCAACTCCGTTATATCCGACCAGCTCAACCACATGTCGTCAATCATTCTACAGTACTATGTATGGATGTTTTGTCAATTCCCTCGGCCAATTCATCGTACCATATAGCACAATAACCATACGCAGTCAGACTTACCTCTTGACTTCATTCGATACTATTCGAATATGTATAGATCTTCGTACttgtaaattatatatttcgtGCATATACTATCATCCACATTGTACCACTCATCCCACAACAAAAGACACAAACAAATCTAGCTTCACCTTACGttaatacttactactactatttagtagtagttaacACCAAACCCAGCAGGAGAAATTTATCCCACTCGCAACTTCTGATACTAACTAATAAGTAATGAGGGGTAAAAATTCTCAAATCCACTGATTATCATCACTACTGCAACTACTACTTATTTAGCCCAAACATCACTCACTAACTTACCCacctagttagttagtaacAACAAATCACAcagtaattaattaatatgtTCGTACTTAagttaataaagtaatattatataccaaccacctacctacctacctactactcAAACAAGTTAACACAGCCGCTTAATACTCACGGCTCATGCATATTACccagatactactactacataatCTGATTATTTCTATTGTggggaaaaaaatattttagttataGTAAACTTATTCGTCTAGACTGGactactagactagactacaCTAGACTATGTCTGTCTAGGTATTCGCTAGGCTAGGCTTTCTGCAAGGTAgattttccccctcctccatcttgttcttttcttgttttggttgttggttgttggttcTCTCTGCGCGCGCAAGCCTAGGCAGACGTCTATGTAACTGCTGTCTAGGCAGCTATCTTCTGTCTAAAGATAGACGGTATGGATAGgtagctactgctgctgctgctgctgctgctgcctagTATAAGGAATAGGCAGATAGAATATTTGTTACAAACGATGAgcaaagtaagtaagtaccTTCGACCCGTCcgtcccaccaccccctcaaccctTTATGTGGAGTAACGGAATGTGCAACATGCaacgtgtgtgtgtgtgtgtgtgtgtgtgtgtgtgtgtgtgtgtaagATTCCTCATCATGCAATGCAACATAGTACCAAGTAAGTTTAGTCTAGACACCCACATAATCCCGTTGTTGAACACAAGCAAGGCTGAGTTCCCCCCCTCACCTCACACGGGCAATTCCCTGCACCGTGCAGGCAACATTCCCTTTTCCTGCTCAGCCATCCCGCCACCACCGTCCTAATGATCCTCCCGTACCGGCCATCTCGACTACTTCGTCGAAGCTGATTTCCACCCGGAACATCCGTCCGTCTGCTGTGCCACTGCCCCCGCCGACGGGGCTGATCAGCCCCCAGCTGACGAGCTTCTCCCATGCCTCGCGCGCCACGTCCCGACCCCAGACCCGTCCCGGAGTGACCGCGGCTCCGGACACTGAGGCTGATGTCTTGGCCGTCGTCAGCAGTCGCACGTACTCTGCGTACGCTGCGGGGAAGGAGAGCGCCAGTGGCGCAGCGCTCTGGAGCTGCGTTGTCTCGACGCCGGGTTCGTATAGAGCTGCTAGGCGGGTCGCTGCGAGGAGGAGCGAGAGCGGGAGGGATGAGGGACTTGCGGAGGCGGTGGTCGACGCGGAGAATGGGAGAGGGGCAGGGTCCGGGCAGGATAGAAGGTGACTGGTGAAGGTGGTAGCGGTGGGTATCTCCAGGGAAGATGTTCCTTCAGGAGTAGTAGTGAGAGAGTGGGTGCTGTGGTAGAGGTCGCTCAGTCCAATCAATGCGCTCGTGAAGAATTCCTTCACGGATTTAGTTTGATGGTATATCCTTTGTAGATGGGATGCGAACGCCTCGTCGATCCATAGGCCCTGGAATTACCCACTAGGGTCAGCAAAACGTGGTCTGTGTGGTTATTTGTCGCGCAATGAGGCGCACTTACCTGCAGATAAGctctccatccttccagTAAACGTCTCCAGCTGCCAGATTGGAGGATGGCTTGCTCTTCACCATCAGCCAATTCTAGCAGTTCCGagacttcctcgtcttccaggTTGAGTCCGGCGAAGCAGATGTCAGAAAAGGTTTCTAGGGATCGTGGCAGTGGAACGTAGACGTAGCGGTGGCTGAAGCGACTTTTGACTCGCTTCTCCAACATCTCCGTCACATCCACCTTGGTGGTGAGTCCAATCACTGCAATTGGGGCCTTGCGCGCCTGCGCGATATCAAACAAGTTGTACAGCAGTGTTTGGCGAGGGTGTGTGACGAACAAATCAAACTCGTCCAGGACAATGACGATGGACTTTGCTGCGGTCGCAGTACCTGATTCATTGGACGGACCGTAGAGATCCTCTGGGTGCGACAGAAGAGCAAGGAGTGTAGCCATGGTATCAGCGTAGCTGCTAACCTTGccagcttcatcttcagtgTTTGTCTCACGGCCAAGCTGACGCCACATTTCGCGGAGCGCCAATCGGTCGTCCGTATGCAGGAAGCCATTAAGACGGACAACGTGGAAGTCATTCTTGTGCGACTTTCCCAACGTCGAGATGATCGTCTCAACGATCGCGGTTTTCCCGCTTCCACGAGATCCGAGAAGTAGCATCGAGTTACCTTCACCGACAGCAACAGTTTGTTCAATCAAATGGTTGACCTTGTGATACTCAGTCTCGAGCCCTTTCAGTGGCACCCGTCGTTTTCCGTTCAGCTTTTGCGTAACATATCCTGTCAGTAACCGCAGCTCCTCCGTCAGACCTTCTTGCACAAGCGCTTGGAGCTTCGCAGCATATTCTGGAAGCGGCTCCCCATTGGCGGCAACGGTCTGCTCGGTGCTGGTCAAGTCATTGTTGACAAGATCCTGCTGTAACTGCATGGACACGAGGTCTTCCAGCCCATCCTGATAATCATCCGGTGTAGGAGACATCTGCGACTTGTCTCGTTTCTTAGACGCATCATCTTTATCCGTCTCGAACCGAACCGTAGCTTTCTTCGACCGCGTCCGTGTCGGCCGTCTTTTCGGTTGCGGAGACGgttcgtcctcgtcgtcgtcgtcgtcatcgtcgacgACCTCtgcttcgtcctcttcctcatcgcccTCGGTTTCCGAAACATATTTGGCCCTGCGAGCGCTCCTCGTCGTTGACCCATTCGCGCCTGGGGTAGAAGCATTTCTCCTGCGCGATGGCGTATTCACGACCTCGTCTCCGTACCTCTGCGGCGCTTTTCGCTGTCGTCCACTTGATCGTACTCCACCCCTCGTAGGTGTATCTGTAGTTTGTACTTCATCCTCCTTTCCAGTTACAGTGGCGCCCTGCGAAGATCGCCGCCGCTTTGACCTCGATGTAGCTGGCGTTTCTGGCTCTTCGGCTGCGGGAGACGCAGCTTTCGTCTGTTCGATTTCTGGCGATGCGGGTGCATCTTGAGCTCCCTCGCCCATGGTGGTatctccatcttcgtcaaccACTTGTGCGTCCGacacccttctcctcttgctGGCGCGCGGGTCCTTCATTGTGTTGAACTGGGTATTGCGTCGTCGGGGGAGGTCTAGCTGCACCACTCGCGGGTGCAGCTTCGTAATAGTCGTCTTTTATATCCGGGTATATAACGAAGATAGGTCAATGGCGCGCATAGAAAACATCAGAGGGTGCGGCACTGGAGCGGAGGGATagatgcggagaaggaaataTTTTTGGACTGCGACAGGGAGTTTTGATGAGATTGGTGGTCGGGATGAGGGGACAGAATGTTATGATATTAATTAGACAAAAGCATATAGCTTATATAGATCTGATTATGACCACTGCCAGCTATTCTCATAGACAGGGGTGGGCTCAATGGAAGGATTGTATTGATTGTTGACGGAGAGTCTGGATGGAGTCGGGCCAGGCACGGGTGCCTttcatgcctgaggcagaagacATGACGCCAGGTCAGGTGCATGTTCTTGACAGACAAGTTGGAAAGAACATAATGACAATACATACTAGCAACATCTTTTCAGACTCACCACAAGACTGTATAGACTGTCATCTTTACCATCTCCCAGGATATCCTATCCTTGTGAAAGTGGCTAAGAATAGGTCCATGACGAACGGAGCCCACTGGCTAGAATCACAAGCATCATGGCATAACTTGTATATATCACGGCCCGAATGCCGGGACAAATAACCACGGTTGAATGTCCCACCCAAACTATACAATGAAGTTAAAAAGGCAAGAAAGTGTTACCAAGAAGGGAACTGACAAGTCATGGACCTGAGCAGCTATCGTATACTTCCAGGGCAAGTAAGAGGTCCGTACGGACAAGCAGGTTTACGATGTGCCGGCAACCTCGGTTGTTTGGACCCTTATCCAAGGACTTCGGACTATGAAGAGATCACCCATGC
This genomic window contains:
- a CDS encoding origin recognition complex subunit 4 (BUSCO:EOG092630MJ;~COG:L;~EggNog:ENOG410PGV6;~InterPro:IPR016527,IPR027417,IPR003593,IPR041664, IPR032705;~PFAM:PF00004,PF13191,PF14629;~go_component: GO:0000808 - origin recognition complex [Evidence IEA];~go_component: GO:0005634 - nucleus [Evidence IEA];~go_function: GO:0003677 - DNA binding [Evidence IEA];~go_process: GO:0006260 - DNA replication [Evidence IEA]), whose translation is MKDPRASKRRRVSDAQVVDEDGDTTMGEGAQDAPASPEIEQTKAASPAAEEPETPATSRSKRRRSSQGATVTGKEDEVQTTDTPTRGGVRSSGRQRKAPQRYGDEVVNTPSRRRNASTPGANGSTTRSARRAKYVSETEGDEEEDEAEVVDDDDDDDEDEPSPQPKRRPTRTRSKKATVRFETDKDDASKKRDKSQMSPTPDDYQDGLEDLVSMQLQQDLVNNDLTSTEQTVAANGEPLPEYAAKLQALVQEGLTEELRLLTGYVTQKLNGKRRVPLKGLETEYHKVNHLIEQTVAVGEGNSMLLLGSRGSGKTAIVETIISTLGKSHKNDFHVVRLNGFLHTDDRLALREMWRQLGRETNTEDEAGKVSSYADTMATLLALLSHPEDLYGPSNESGTATAAKSIVIVLDEFDLFVTHPRQTLLYNLFDIAQARKAPIAVIGLTTKVDVTEMLEKRVKSRFSHRYVYVPLPRSLETFSDICFAGLNLEDEEVSELLELADGEEQAILQSGSWRRLLEGWRAYLQGLWIDEAFASHLQRIYHQTKSVKEFFTSALIGLSDLYHSTHSLTTTPEGTSSLEIPTATTFTSHLLSCPDPAPLPFSASTTASASPSSLPLSLLLAATRLAALYEPGVETTQLQSAAPLALSFPAAYAEYVRLLTTAKTSASVSGAAVTPGRVWGRDVAREAWEKLVSWGLISPVGGGSGTADGRMFRVEISFDEVVEMAGTGGSLGRWWRDG